In Polyangium spumosum, the DNA window ACCTCCAGAGGTTCGGGCCGCTCGGGAGCGGGGGGAACCCTTCTCTCGCTGGGCTTCCTGGGCATGGTTCTGTCTCCTTTGCATGAACTCGTGAGGGAGCGAGATGCTCGCCCCCTCGAGGACAAACAATGCGCCAGCGAGCACGAGGTAACGCGACCGCCGACGATTGGCAGGAGAGTGTCCGAACCCGAGGCGGGGATCAGTCGATGAGGTAAAACGGGTGGAGGCAGCAGAAGGTGACGGCTCTGGTCACGTCCTTCTTGGCCTCGCCCTTCGGCGCTCCCCCTGTCGCACTGCACGTACCCGGCACGTAGTCAAGGTCGGTGATCGCCTTGCCAGCGATGGCATGCCCCGGCGGGAGGATCGGCACACACTGGTCGTGGGGGGACAACAAGCCGAGCTGCTCCGACTGGGAGGAGCAGGAGGGCCCCTCATACAGGCGAACCGATGCCGCGCATGCGCTCCCTTCGGGCGGCCCGCATGCGCACGCCTCGCAGTCGCGATCGTCGAACACCGCGTCCTCGGGGTACATCTCGTACCGGTCCCAGTTGTAGTTGTCCGGGCAGGGCGCGTCCGCCCCTTCACGAACGACACACTGGAGCCACCCAGGCCCGGGATCACTGGCGCAATACCGCGTGCCAGCGTCGTTCGGCGCGCAGGCGTCGTCGTCCGTGTTGTTCATGCACGCGAGGCCCGCGAGCTTCCACTCGGTCTTCTTGGTGAAAGCGGGCTTCTCGCTCTTGGGGCTGCACCCCTCCTCGTTGGTCGGTCCGGGGAGCGGTGAGGCCCACACGGACTGGGCGCACGGCTCCCCGCCGCACTGGGCACCGGCCGGAAGGGCGTTTTCGCTCGTGCAGGAGCCATCCCAACCGGCCGGACCATCAAAAGGGAGGCTTACGGCCCCACTTTCCCCGCACGCCCCCGCGCGGATCTCGAACGTCTCCGGCAGTCCTGTGCACGCGCCTGTCGAGGGGCCGCATTCGCAAGGCTCGCACGCGGCAGGGGCATCGAGGTCCGCGAAGAGGCGGAATTTCTCGCTCGTGGCGCCTTCGGGGCACTTGGCCGGAAGCGTGCCGGGCGCCCCGACGAACAACGAGACCGCGACCTCCGACCAGTACCCGGCGTTTCCGCTGGGTACCGGGACGCACCGGCCTGGGCACGCGGATTGCCCAGCGTCGGGCTCGCCGGGGCCTGCCTCCGTGTTGGTCCCGGCGTCCCCCGCGTCGCTTCCGGCGTCCGGAAGACACTCGGGGTCGGGGAACAGGGCGTCGGGATCACACTCCCCCACCGCGAAGGAGGGTGGCGTCGTGCACGACGCAAGGAGGAGCCCCAAGCTGAAAACGAGCAAAAAAACAAGAGGTGTTCGCATGTTCAAAACTCCCATCCCGCGCCCAGTTGCGCGCCGAGCATGACCGGCGGGTGATCCGACAGGACCGTTGTACCAACCACCACCTTCACCCCGCTCGACAAGCCGAGGACATCGGCCGCCGCCTGGAGCGTGAAGGACTGCGTGACTCGAACCTTGGCGCCGACACGTCCACCCACGCCGGGCTTGACAAACGAAAAACTCGCGGGTTTGTAGCTCTGCCCGGAGTACTCGACGTTGAGCACGCCGAGGTGCGCGAGCGCGCAGCCGTAGAACCACCTGTAGTGTCCGCACACGCTGGCGAGCCCGCCAGCCGTCATGGCCGTGATTTGCCGACTCGCGACGCCCGACGTCAGCCACGCGGCGCGGGCTTCGAGCCCGATCGACACGTTTTCGTTCGGCTGCAAGCTGCCACCGATCATCGCGCCCACGGCAGGCGACCACGACGCCACGCCAAACACCACCACCGGCCCCGCCCCGATGAAGCCACGTAGCCCCTTTTTTTCGCCCGTCGCCTTCGATGGATCGTCGTAGCCGAACGGGTCTTCCTGCTTCGTGAACTCCGGCCCGGCCACCACCGCCGGCAACGTCGCAGTCGGGTCCTTCTCCGGCACGTGGACCGCCGGCTCCTGCTCCACCGTGCGCGCCGTCAGGGGAACGGGAACCTTCATGTTCTTCCCCTTCACGCCCGTGAACTTCACGACGGCCTCTTCGAAGCCGTCGAGGGTCGCGCGGATCTCGTGTTCTCCTCCGGCGACGAACGTCCAGAAGGCCGAACGCCCAAGCGCATTCCGATCGACGCCGTCCACCATCACACGCGCGCCAGCGTGCGAGACGATCACCTCGACCCACGTGCCGTGCGCGCGCGCCACCTCGTGCGCCTCGAAAAAACGCCTGCGCTCTGCACGCTCCGCGGGTGTCGCGGCGGGAGCCTGATGGAGCGCGTGGAGCAGGAGCTCGGCCGCGTCCTCGGGCCTGCCGCCCTCGACCAGCACGAGCCCGAGGCGCCCCGAGACGAGCGGATCGGACCGCACGTTGAGCGCCTGCCGGTACGCCCTTCCGGCTTCACGCAGCCGCCCCGCGGCGCGCTCGTGGTCTCCGAGCTGCGCGAACGCCTGGAACCGCAGCTCCGTGTCCGCCTCGGGGCTCTCGTCGGTGGCGCTGGGGAGGCTCTGCGCCCACGCCGCGGGTGACGCGAAAAGCAAGATCGAACCGAACACGATCGCGCGCATGAACCGGATCCTTAACACAATCGACGGCTCGGCTCCTAGAAGGACGAGTCCGCGGACGAACCCGTCTGGTCTGCGGACAAACCCACCGCCGGGGCGCCTTGCTTGTCGCTGTCGACCAGGGGACGCCGCGGTTTCGTCTGCTTTTGCTTCTTCGGCGTGGGCGGCGCGATGACGGGCACCGATGCACCAGCGTGCTCGAACGAGGGCACCGGCTTGGCAGCGTGCGCGACCTCCGCGGCGGACGCTGCCACGACGCGCGCCGCACCCGTGGCCACGGCGTGAAGCTCGCCGTCAGGCTCGCGCGGCGAGGAGAGCGCGAGCGACGCGAACACCATGGCCATGAGGAACGCCCAGACATGCCCGAGCCGGTGAACCCAGACGAAGAACAGCACGAGTACGGGATGCGGGACGGAAAACAGGTCATTGCCCAGCCGAGCCCGAAGGAACCTTCGGGCCCGAGAGAGCGCCACCTTCGACGCGTCCGCGGAGATCCCGAGCTTCGCCCCAGCCTCCGCGTGTGACCGCTCCTCGACGACGACCATCCACAGCACGGCGGCCTGCGCGGGAGGCATCTCTTGCACAGCGACGATCAATCGATCCATTGCCTGCTTGAGCTGCGCCGCGCGCTCCGGCGAGGGATCCGGCGACGCTGCCCTCTCGGCGTGTCCATCGTCGGGTTCGAAGACCTCCTGATGACGCCTGGTCGCGCGGCGCGACTCACCCATCACGTTCCGCGTGATCGTCACGAGCCACGGCTTCATCCCGTCCGGGTGCGGCGTGTAGTCCGGGAGCTTGCGGACGGCGTTCGTGTACACCCGCTGCACCTTGTCGTCCGCGGACTCACGCGTGTACGTCTCGTCGCTCTCGACGATGCGCTTGATCTCGAGCCGCAGGCCAAGGAGTTCGGCGAGCCAGCGGAGGGGCGGCGGCTTGGAAGAGGGGCCCATGACCAGATCAATGTGGGGCGGGGCAGGAGGTAACAGGAAATCGACACGCCGACATCGTTGCTTCCCCCGGCGCGGCCGGGCCGGTATAAACGCGCCTGCCGTTTCGTAGGGGCAAACCGAGAGGAGCACGTCCGTGGGCGACGAACGGAACGAGGAGGCAGGGATCCGCGGCGAAGATGCGCTGCCCGACCTCGATCCCGAGCCGCACTCGGTCGCGCCGCAGAGCAGCATCCCGCTCTCGTGTGGCACCGTCGTCGCGGACAAGTTCGCCCTCCAGCGCGTGATCGCCTCGGGTGGCATGGGCACGGTCTTCGAGGCGTGGGACACGCTCATCGAGCGCAAGGTCGCGCTCAAGCTCATGCACCCGCACTACGCGACCGACCCCTCCATGGTCGCGCGCTTCCGCCGCGAGGCGCAGGCCGCGGCGCGCGTGCAGCACCCGAACATCGTCAACGTGCTCGAGGTCGGCCGCCGCCGCGACGGGGCGTTTTACCTCGTCCAGGAGCTGCTCGTCGGGCAGACGCTGCGCGAGCACCTCGACGCGCGTGGGCCCCTCGAGCCGGACGAGGCGCTCGCGATCCTCGTGCCCGTCATGAGCGGCATCGCCGCCGCGCACGCCTCCGGCATCATCCACCGCGATCTCAAGCCCGAGAACGTGATCCTCGCGCGCTCACCCTCGGGCGAGATCATCCCCAAGATCATCGACTTCGGCCTCGCCAAGCTCCACGACCCCGGCAAGCAGAGCCTCACGCGCCTCGGCATGTTGCTCGGCACGCCGCAGTACATGGCGCCCGAGCAGGTCCTCGCCGAGAAGGTCGACATGCGCGCGGACGTGTGGGCGATGGGCGTGGTCACGTTCGAGATGCTCTCGGGCGTGCAGCCCTTCGGGGCCGAGGGCCTCGCCAGGTTGCTCGCGAAGATCGTCTCGAACGAGCCTCCTCCCACGCTCGACTTCTGCGCGCCCAAGGCCGCGTGGCCCTTCGCGTCCGCCGTCGCGCGCGCGCTCGAGCGGGACCTCACACGGCGGTACGCCTCGATCCTCGATTTTCGCGACGCGCTCTGCGAGGCCCACGGCGGCACGCGTGTGCTCGGGGCGAACGCCGCCGGGCGGGCGGGGCCGCTCGGCGGATCGGCGTTCGTGGACGTCGTCCCCATCGAGGATCCGGTGCTCGACGCGCCCGCGGCCGAGCTCGCCGAGGGCTTCGCGCAGTGGCACGACGACGGCGGAGGTGGCGGGTACGTCCGGGTGAACCGTCCTCCGTCGCCCGTCGCGCCGCGGCCTGCGCCGGCGCCTGGGCGGCCCCGCGTGCCCGTCTTGACCCCGCTCCCGGCGTCGCGCACCGAGTGGGGCGGCCCCGACTCCCGGAGCCAGCCGGAGGAGGACCCCGTCAAGCTCGCCGAGGAGGCGCTCGACGTGAACGCGCTCGCCGACGCCATTCGCTGGGCCGAGATCGCGCTGGAGGTCCCCGGCGAGAGCGAGGACGTGCGCGGCAAGGCCTGGCTCGTGCTCACGATCGCGCGCCGCTGGCTCGGCCATTACAGCGAGGCGGCGCGCGCGGCGCAGGAGGCGATGGCGCGGATGGCGCGTGGTTCGAATGGCTGGCACGCGGCGTTCGGGCACCTCGTCATTGCGTACGGCTACCTCGGCCGCAAGGATCGGCTGCTCGCGCGGGTGGACGAGCTCGTGCAGCTCGAAGAGGAGGAGGGCGTCACGACGGAGGCGCACCTCGTCAGCGCGAGCCGCCTGGCGATCTTCGTCGTGCGGGCGGGGGTGCCGCAGCTCGGCCGCAAGCTCGCGCGGGACGCGCACGGCCGCGTGGCGCGGGCGGGGGCCGTGGGGCCATTCTTGCGGGCGTGGCTCGCGGCGGCGCGGGCCGAGATCGCGATCTTCGAGGGGGATCCGGCGGCGTATTTGCGCCGCGTCGAGGCCGCGGTGGACGGCTTCACGGAGGCGACCGACGTGCGTAATGCGTGTTTGCAGCGCACGAACGTGGGGCTCGCGTACATGCACCTCGGCGCCTTTGATCGGGCCTGCTTCGGCTTGCGTCGTGCGGTGGCGGTGGCCGAGCCGATGCAGCTCGATTTCGTGCCATTCGCGCAGGGGGCGCTCGGGTATTGCCTCGCGCACCTCGGCCGCGACGCCGAGGGGCTCCCGATCATCGAGGCGGCGCTCGCGACGTCCCGCGCGCGCGGCGATCGGCGCCGCGAGGCGGGGCTGCTCGTGCATGCGGCGCGCGTGCAGGCAATGCGTGGGGATCACGGGGCGGCGGTGACGCTGGCGCGGACGGCGGCGGAGGAGGCCGAGGATCTCCCGGGTAAGCGGGCGTATGCGCTCGCGGTGCTGGCGGACGCGCTCCTCGCGGAGGGCCACGCGCTCGCGGCCCTGGCGCCCGCGAGCGAGGCGGCGCTGCTGCTCGACCGGATGGGCGGGATGGAGGAGGGCGACGCGCTCACGCGGCTCGTGCAGGCGCTCGCCTTGCGGGCGACGGGGCAGGAGGCCGAGGGCAAGAAGCGCCTCGGCGAGGCGCGGCGGCGGCTGCTGGAGAAGGCGGACAAGATCGGGGATCGACGCTTCCGGCGGAGTTTTCTGGAGCAGGTGCCGGATCATCGGCGGCTGCTGGAGGCGGCGACGTTGTGGATTGGGGCGGGGTGAGGGGCGCCCTTCGGGTCGTGTGCGCGTGACCTTCGAGGTTCGTGCGCTCACCTTCGAGACGTGCGCGCGAGACTTTGAGACGCGTGGGCGAGACTTGGAGACGCGTGCGCGAGACCTTCGAGGTTCGTGCGCTGGTAGTGGCCGGATATCCGTGAAAGTGGCTGGATGACGATCCGGCGAGCGCGTCTCGATCTACGCTTGTGCAAGACGCCGCCCCGATGGCGCAGACACACCACCGGGGCGACTTGACGCAACTTCGCAGACACGAGGTCACGCCCATGCACGATCTGTCATGGCCCGGTAGCTACGGCCAAGAGAACGATCCGCCCTGCCCGCCCGATCCCCCCGAGACGCCGCGACGCCGCAAGTCGGGCGCGCTCATGCTCTCCGAGGACGAGGCGCGCCACGTGCGCGTCGCGATCCGCAAGCTGCGCCGCGCCTTCGGGAGCTTCCGCGCGCTCTCCGCCATGACCGGGATCCCGGCGAGCACGTTGCGCCGCGCGGCGAACCCGAAAAGCTCGCCCACGGGCACGCTCGCGATCCGCATCGCCGCCGCCGCGGGCGTCGCGGTCGAGGTCCTTCTCGGCGGCAAGCTCGTCGTGACCACGCCGGTCATCGGGAGGGCAGCATGAAGCGCTCGCGTGTCAGGGAACGCGAGCGCATCCGCGCCGCCGTGCAGACCACCGATCCGGCCGCGCTGGCCGTCTACGCGGGCGAGCTACGTCCCGTCGTGGCGAGCCTTCGGGCCCTCGCCGAAGATGCGACCGCAGAGCCCAGTAAGCGCGTCCACGCTCGCTCGTTCCTGCGTCGGGAGCTACTTCGCGGCATCCGCGAGTTGGAAGCGCGCATCGACGCTGCATCGCCCGTCCTGTAGCCTCTGCCTGCCAATCCACTAATCCCTTGCTCGCGTCAGTTATTGCGGCGTCGTTTGCGCGCCTGCGCGGCTTCTACCTCCGCTGCCTCTACCTCCAATTCAGCTTGCGCCTCATCCGCCTCTGCACTTGTTCGCGTCGTCGCAGCGGCACGAACCCCAGATGGCGTGGACAATGCGCTTGCAGGCGGCGCTGTCGTCGCTTCAGGCTTCGCGGAAGTAGAGCCATTTTCGTCTGCGGATCCGTCGTTGCCATACTTGTCGATCCACGTACCTATACGGAAAACGGAAAAAGCCGCAGCGGCACTGAGTGTCATTGAATACGTGAAGATCAAAAAGCCAATACCCCACAGCGCAATCGCCACTTGTCCAAGCGCAGCATCGGAAACGTGAAGAATAGATGAGATAACAGCGAGCAACGAGTGCTTAGGTGTTCCGTGGCATGCCTTGGCCAGGGAAGCGGAGAGCAGGGCGAGCATCTGCACGATAATATAATGAACAAATGCCGAATTTACTTTAATAAACGGTGACTCCTCCGTCGTGCCGTCCGGCAACGTCTTTGGCCCTGAAATGGCGCTTCTAAAACCCTCGCTAAGGAATCCGACGAGCAACGCGTACCCGCCGAGTGTGAATCCAAGCAAGCTCGGGACAACCGAAATCACGAGATCCCACCACTCGGGCACAGTCCAGAATCCGTACGATAATGCACAGATAACGAACGCGACATGGAAGTAGACCGAAGCGAATACATCGCCCCAGCCGCCATATGCGTGCCAATATCTCGCAATGATGCTGCCCACATTGCTGTAGGATTTTGCGAGCTTGGTCTTAACGAACCAAGTTCGCAACTTGCTGAACACGGTGCTCATTTTCTGACTTTCGTAAACACCGAGGTGAGAACCTCTTTCGCCGCTTGCACAAAGGCCACGTCCTTTAATGTCGTCACGGCATTGTAGAGTGTAGTTCCGATGAGCGGGTGATTCTCGGTTGATATTTTCTGCGGGCCTTTAGGCCCGACCCCTTCGGCAAACACGCGTCCGTTTGACATGGCCAAGCGTGCAAGCTTCCTTGTCTCATCGTCAGGCGTTAGCCCTTGCCCTTTCTCACTGTCAAGAGTGAGCGTTAGTTTGCGCGCCCTTTGGCGCTCCAACCTCCTCTCGATTTCTTCGTCTTCGTCGCCGAAGTCATCCGGATTTGGTCGTGTGACCATGATTCGCAGATGTTTGAGAGTCTGCATTTCGAAGATGCGCTCCAGCGTTTCTCGCTCTTGTTCAATCGTAACGGTAACCTCCGGCAATTCGCCACGAACCTTCTTATTGTTGAGAATCAATCGCATAGCTCGGCACACACTGTGCGCGCCAAGTCCGCTATCCAGCTCGAACACGAATCGGTGCGATTGTGGCGCAAATGCAAAAAAAGCCTGCTTCATGGACGGCTTGAGGTCTTCGGGCAGTTGGACCGACGCCACCTCATTCGGTGCCGCAGCTTCGCCTCGTTCGACGTTTAGCCAAGGCGCTTTGGGATCGAAATCGACAAAGCTGTTGAGGTGTCCTGTCCAAAGCTCAATATCATTGCTGGTAGACTTGCTGAACGAAGAGACGATCGCATGTCGATCGCCATGTGCGAGGCCCACAACGCGCTCTTGTTTCGCACGAAGGAATAACTCGATGTACTGCGCGGGAGTGTGTGGGTGGGTCGTGATATTGAGCACAGCTACCTGCATTCGCTTCGGGCGCATGCGCGCGACTCTACCACCGCCGCCATCTCGCGCATACTTTTTTGTATCTTCACGGCTTCGGGTGAGAACCGGCTCCTTGTCTAACCTCGCGTGAACACCGTCTTTCGGTCGCTATCGCACCCTCTTGGATAGGACATTACGTGTCCGATCTGTACGCCGATTCCCTGCGTTTTCGGCGCGTTTCGTGGTACCTTCTACCCATCGAACGGCGACGCGGTGAGGGCGCAGATGGGCGCCCGGTAGACCGTCGCCGTGGCGAGGAAGCCATGGGAGCGTCCTTGGATGGATCGAAGCGCCTGCGTGTCCTCTCCGCGCTCGTGGACGGCAACTCTGAGCGCGCCACGGCCCGGATCGCGGGCGTCGACCGGGAGACGGTCGGGCGCCTGTCCTTGCAGTTCGGCACCGGCGCGGTGCACCTCCACAACGGCCTCGCGCGTCACCTCGCGGCGTCGCTGATTCAGGTCGACGAGATTTGGAGCTACGTCGGGAAGAAGCAGAAGCGCGTCACGCCCGAAGACCCGCCCTACGTAGGCGAGGCGTACACGTTCGTCGCCATGTCGGCCACGAGCCGTTTCGTCATCGGCTGGCACGTCGGGAAGCGAAACGAGGAGAGCGCGCGGGCCTTCATGGAGGATGTTCGCGCGCGGCTCTGCGTCATGCCCTCGATCGTGTCCGACGGGTTCGCCCCCTACATCGCCGCCGTGGGCGCGTCCTTCGGGCCCGGCGTGGACTACGCGCAGACGGTCAAGAACTACAGCCGCAAGGGGCGCCGCGACGATGACCACCGGTACGAGCCCGCGCGCGAGGCGCACTTCATCACGAAGCGGGCGATCTTCGGCGCGCCCGATCTCGAAACGGCGAGCACCGCCTACATGGAGCGCCAGAACGGCACGATGCGCCACCATATCGGACGCATGCGGCGCCTCTCGTACGCCTTCAGCAAGCGCCCCGAGAATCACCGCGCCGCCGTCTCGTTGGCCTACGTGCATTACAACATGTGCCATATCGTGAGCACGCTCCGCACGACGCCGGGAATGGCCGCACACGTGACCGATCATCTGTGGGAGATGGAGGAGCTTCTGGACGCGCTCATGACGGCCAAGCCGTGCGACCCGCCGGCCAAGGAAGCGCTGCGCCATCGGGAGCCGGAAAGTCCGGCGCGCGAGCTGCCCGGCGGGCGTGGGTTCCTGCGCCTGGTCGGCGGGGGCAAGGGGGCGGAGCCGCGTCCTCATGTCGAGCCGCCTCCGGTCGCGCCCGTGCCGGTCGCCGCCCCCGTCGAGCCCGTCGCCGATCCGACCGGGCAGCTTGACCTCTTCGCGTGGCGCCCGAAGCCTCCCCCGAAGGGCCAGCTCTCCCTCTTCCCAAACGACGAGCCCCGGTGAAAGTGGCCGGGCGGATGTCCCGCCACTTTCACCTCGTGGCCGGATCCAGCCACTACCCGTGCGCTCACCTTCGAGACGTGTGCGCGAGACTTTGAGACGCGTGGGCGAGACTTGAAGACGCGTGCGCGAGACCTTCGAGGTTCGTGCGCTCACCTTCGAGACGTGTGCGCGAGACCTGGAGACGCGTGGGCGGGACCTCGAGACGTGTGCGCGGGACTTCGAGACGTGTGCGCGAGACCCTCGAGACGCGTGCGGGTGGATGGCATGACACATCCGACCCGTGAACGGGTACAGAGAACCGATGCATCACGGCACGTCTCCCTCCGGCAGCGGCGAAGGCGCTGCGGCAGCGGACTGGGCTCGCCTCTCGGAGGCTCTCTCCGCCTTCAAGCAGCGCCTCGCAGACATCGAATTCGGCGCTTTGCGCGCGGGGAGAGAGGTTGATGAGGCGACCGTTCGAGCTGTCGTCGTTCTGTTCCTGGAGCTGATCCGGTTGCTCAATGAATCGACGGGGGACGGGTCGAGCCATCCGAGAGCCGTCCGGAAGGATCTCGGCCGGCGCGTACAGGTCGAGCTCTTGCCCTACATCCTGCTCGGCAAGTTGTTCGAGCGTATGCATACGAAGCCGCGGGGTTACGCCGGCGATTACCTCACCATCCATCAAATGTACGAGAACCGTCCCCAGGGTGTCGGCCGCCTCGGTCCCCTCATGGATCGCTGTATCCTCGAGGTTCCGACCATCGTGGCGGTGCGGAACCGCCGGGGGCTTCTTGCGCGCGAGGTCCGCCGGGAGCTGCAAGCCCATCCCGATCGACCCGTTCGAGTGACGAGCCTCGCCTGCGGCCCGGCCCAGGAGTTATTCGACATTTACGAGGAGCTCGAGGATCCGTCGCG includes these proteins:
- a CDS encoding class I SAM-dependent methyltransferase family protein produces the protein MHHGTSPSGSGEGAAAADWARLSEALSAFKQRLADIEFGALRAGREVDEATVRAVVVLFLELIRLLNESTGDGSSHPRAVRKDLGRRVQVELLPYILLGKLFERMHTKPRGYAGDYLTIHQMYENRPQGVGRLGPLMDRCILEVPTIVAVRNRRGLLAREVRRELQAHPDRPVRVTSLACGPAQELFDIYEELEDPSRLRSTGIDIDFQALAFVAERRDDAGLRKYMGLEQSNLVYLAQGRSTLTLPPQDLIYSIGLIDYFDDELVVQLMNYAYQLLAPGGRLILGNFHPRNIGKALADHVLDWELVHRTEADMDRLYGASAFGRPCSRVVFEELGINLFAECIKERTGGG
- a CDS encoding protein kinase domain-containing protein — encoded protein: MGDERNEEAGIRGEDALPDLDPEPHSVAPQSSIPLSCGTVVADKFALQRVIASGGMGTVFEAWDTLIERKVALKLMHPHYATDPSMVARFRREAQAAARVQHPNIVNVLEVGRRRDGAFYLVQELLVGQTLREHLDARGPLEPDEALAILVPVMSGIAAAHASGIIHRDLKPENVILARSPSGEIIPKIIDFGLAKLHDPGKQSLTRLGMLLGTPQYMAPEQVLAEKVDMRADVWAMGVVTFEMLSGVQPFGAEGLARLLAKIVSNEPPPTLDFCAPKAAWPFASAVARALERDLTRRYASILDFRDALCEAHGGTRVLGANAAGRAGPLGGSAFVDVVPIEDPVLDAPAAELAEGFAQWHDDGGGGGYVRVNRPPSPVAPRPAPAPGRPRVPVLTPLPASRTEWGGPDSRSQPEEDPVKLAEEALDVNALADAIRWAEIALEVPGESEDVRGKAWLVLTIARRWLGHYSEAARAAQEAMARMARGSNGWHAAFGHLVIAYGYLGRKDRLLARVDELVQLEEEEGVTTEAHLVSASRLAIFVVRAGVPQLGRKLARDAHGRVARAGAVGPFLRAWLAAARAEIAIFEGDPAAYLRRVEAAVDGFTEATDVRNACLQRTNVGLAYMHLGAFDRACFGLRRAVAVAEPMQLDFVPFAQGALGYCLAHLGRDAEGLPIIEAALATSRARGDRRREAGLLVHAARVQAMRGDHGAAVTLARTAAEEAEDLPGKRAYALAVLADALLAEGHALAALAPASEAALLLDRMGGMEEGDALTRLVQALALRATGQEAEGKKRLGEARRRLLEKADKIGDRRFRRSFLEQVPDHRRLLEAATLWIGAG
- a CDS encoding RNA polymerase sigma factor; the protein is MGPSSKPPPLRWLAELLGLRLEIKRIVESDETYTRESADDKVQRVYTNAVRKLPDYTPHPDGMKPWLVTITRNVMGESRRATRRHQEVFEPDDGHAERAASPDPSPERAAQLKQAMDRLIVAVQEMPPAQAAVLWMVVVEERSHAEAGAKLGISADASKVALSRARRFLRARLGNDLFSVPHPVLVLFFVWVHRLGHVWAFLMAMVFASLALSSPREPDGELHAVATGAARVVAASAAEVAHAAKPVPSFEHAGASVPVIAPPTPKKQKQTKPRRPLVDSDKQGAPAVGLSADQTGSSADSSF
- a CDS encoding DUF4747 family protein encodes the protein MRPKRMQVAVLNITTHPHTPAQYIELFLRAKQERVVGLAHGDRHAIVSSFSKSTSNDIELWTGHLNSFVDFDPKAPWLNVERGEAAAPNEVASVQLPEDLKPSMKQAFFAFAPQSHRFVFELDSGLGAHSVCRAMRLILNNKKVRGELPEVTVTIEQERETLERIFEMQTLKHLRIMVTRPNPDDFGDEDEEIERRLERQRARKLTLTLDSEKGQGLTPDDETRKLARLAMSNGRVFAEGVGPKGPQKISTENHPLIGTTLYNAVTTLKDVAFVQAAKEVLTSVFTKVRK
- a CDS encoding transposase, translated to MGASLDGSKRLRVLSALVDGNSERATARIAGVDRETVGRLSLQFGTGAVHLHNGLARHLAASLIQVDEIWSYVGKKQKRVTPEDPPYVGEAYTFVAMSATSRFVIGWHVGKRNEESARAFMEDVRARLCVMPSIVSDGFAPYIAAVGASFGPGVDYAQTVKNYSRKGRRDDDHRYEPAREAHFITKRAIFGAPDLETASTAYMERQNGTMRHHIGRMRRLSYAFSKRPENHRAAVSLAYVHYNMCHIVSTLRTTPGMAAHVTDHLWEMEELLDALMTAKPCDPPAKEALRHREPESPARELPGGRGFLRLVGGGKGAEPRPHVEPPPVAPVPVAAPVEPVADPTGQLDLFAWRPKPPPKGQLSLFPNDEPR